A portion of the Colius striatus isolate bColStr4 chromosome 1, bColStr4.1.hap1, whole genome shotgun sequence genome contains these proteins:
- the LOC133627741 gene encoding urotensin-2 receptor-like: protein MPCAAGPLLWHGRAVICSTLLGKVPLDLLQQGQYRFPYTKGERDRSLTATCSCSPDPKMSCDPSPINARPGEDPEGGSFSEESSGRGEGSNVLAGDSPVTGPLGAVLLLMCLTGTVGNIYTVAVASGRVAGHSAGSLGVYVINLALADLLYLSTIPFVVCTYFAHDWFFGDVGCRLLLSLDLLTMHASIFLLTAMSLERYWAVARPLRARRAAGTYRKLASAGLWLLSLLLAAPMMAMTRLRDGGGPQKRICIPTWTPAAFRLYLTVLFGTGVLVPGVVLAVVYTRLAWAYRSSTWGPWPPAPGRAPARRLFSRISTIVVAYWACFLPFWAWQLAGLYWAEGLGIGPTTQAYLNFAVTCLAYGNSCVNPFLYTLLTRSYRQRPGHSGVGMTWPPARSREAVGSPTRHCCIPLAFRGSAGGSEG, encoded by the exons ATGCCATGTGCTGCAGGCCCTCTCCTGTGGCATGGCCGTGCTGTGATATGCAGCACATTGCTTGGGAAGGTGCCTTTGGACCTATTGCAGCAAGGGCAGTACAG GTTCCCATACACCAAAGGAGAAAGGGACAGGTCGCTGACAGCCACTTGCTCTTGCTCACCCGACCCAAAGATGTCGTGTGATCCTTCTCCCATCAACGCGAGGCCCGGGGAGGATCCCGAGGGCGGCAGCTTCTCGGAGGAAAGCAGCGGCAGGGGTGAGGGCAGTAACGTCCTGGCAGGAGACAGCCCGGTCACGGGGCCGCTGGGCgcagtgctgctgctcatgTGCCTAACCGGCACGGTGGGGAACATCTACACGGTGGCGGTGGCCTCTGGGAGAGTGGCGGGCCACTCGGCGGGCTCCCTGGGGGTCTACGTGATCAACCTGGCGCTGGCCGACCTCCTGTACCTCTCCACTATCCCCTTCGTCGTCTGCACCTACTTTGCCCACGACTGGTTCTTTGGAGACGTGGGCTGCAGGCTTTTGCTGAGCCTGGATCTCCTCACCATGCACGccagcatcttcctgctgaccGCCATGAGCCTGGAGAGGTACTGGGCGGTGGCCAGGCCGCTGCGGGCCAGGCGGGCCGCTGGCACTTACCGCAAGCTGGCCAGCGCCGGCCTCTGGCTGCTTTCGCTCCTGCTCGCGGCCCCCATGATGGCCATGACCCGGCTGCGGGATGGGGGCGGCCCCCAGAAGCGCATCTGCATCCCCACTTGGACGCCAGCGGCGTTCCGGCTCTACCTGACGGTGCTCTTTGGCACTGGTGTCCTGGTGCCCGGCGTGGTGCTGGCTGTCGTCTACACTCGCTTGGCCTGGGCGTACCGCTCCTCTACCTGGGGCCCGTGGCCGCCGGCGCCCGGACGGGCCCCCGCCCGGCGGCTCTTCTCCAGGATCTCCACCATCGTGGTGGCTTACTGGGCctgcttccttcccttctgGGCTTGGCAGCTGGCCGGCCTGTActgggctgaggggctgggcaTCGGTCCCACCACCCAGGCGTACCTCAACTTTGCTGTCACCTGCCTGGCCTATGGCAACAGCTGTGTCAACCCCTTCCTCTACACCCTGCTCACCCGCAGCTACCGCCAGCGCCCTGGCCACAGCGGGGTGGGCATGACCTGGCCCCCAGCACGCTCCCGAGAGGCTGTGGGCAGCCCAACGCGACACTGCTGCATCCCCCTGGCTTTTAGGGGGTCTGCGGGGGGAAGCGAGGGGTGA